A single window of Osmia bicornis bicornis chromosome 14, iOsmBic2.1, whole genome shotgun sequence DNA harbors:
- the LOC123988444 gene encoding LOW QUALITY PROTEIN: putative polypeptide N-acetylgalactosaminyltransferase 9 (The sequence of the model RefSeq protein was modified relative to this genomic sequence to represent the inferred CDS: inserted 1 base in 1 codon): MQIRHLVSSICIDSPGKPEDLHQPVGLYPCHRQGGNQYWMLSKTGEIRRDESCLDYSGTDVILYPCHGSKGNQQWIYNPQTKQIRHGSSDKCLAITESKQRLIMEXCSPTAARQRWSFENYDPSKL; encoded by the exons ATGCAGATCAGGCACCTGGTTAGCAGCATATGTATAGATTCACCAGGGAAACCTGAAGACTTGCACCAGCCAGTGGGTTTATATCCCTGTCACCGCCAGGGCGGCAATCAG TACTGGATGTTGAGCAAGACCGGGGAGATTCGTCGAGACGAGTCGTGCTTGGATTACAGCGGCACCGATGTCATCCTCTATCCATGTCACGGTAGCAAGGGTAATCAACAATGGATTTATAATCCTCAG acgAAGCAGATCAGACACGGTAGCAGCGACAAGTGTCTGGCAATCACCGAAAGCAAACAACGTCTGATAATGG GATGTTCGCCGACTGCAGCCAGACAAAGGTGGTCCTTCGAGAATTACGATCCGTCGAAGCTGTGA